A genomic region of Zea mays cultivar B73 chromosome 6, Zm-B73-REFERENCE-NAM-5.0, whole genome shotgun sequence contains the following coding sequences:
- the LOC103628970 gene encoding NAC domain-containing protein 35: MTRAAASGRRRPSSSMGGASGGDQQPQQHGGADDADDGHLQQASGGDMVMPGFRFHPTEEELIDFYLRRRVEGKRFNIELINLVDLYRYDPWDLPALASIGDKEWYFYVPRDRKYRNGDRPNRVTPSGYWKATGADRTVYVEVKRPIGLKKTLVFYVGKAPKGLRSSWIMNEYRLPSGEADRYQKEISLCKVYKRPGIEDNFHLSTTTARSSGSKAAANMDKKHHRTSASPRLAPMFDGGHSSAHMNKPYGGANTAIAITSSAAARAVTMVPQTSMFLSTPSLSSTTSTEEDGTSLYLMKGANNSPMLHSSTHALLNANSATMATIPIDELSRAIGSYSSQGNPNHPLPSQGPLLPFPSMEKIWDWNPLLESPKVCTSFK, encoded by the exons ATGACACGAGCAGCAGCATCAGGCCGCCGTCGACCGAGCTCGAGCATGGGGGGAGCATCCGGAGGCGACCAGCAGCCGCAGCAGCACGGCGGCGCCGACGACGCAGACGATGGGCACCTGCAGCAAGCAAGCGGAGGCGACATGGTGATGCCCGGGTTCCGGTTCCACCCCACGGAGGAAGAGCTCATCGACTTCTACCTCCGCCGTAGGGTGGAGGGCAAGCGCTTCAACATCGAGCTCATCAACCTCGTCGACCTCTACCGTTACGACCCATGGGATCTCCCTG CTCTGGCCTCCATTGGGGACAAGGAGTGGTACTTCTACGTGCCGAGAGACCGCAAGTACCGCAACGGCGACCGCCCCAACCGGGTGACGCCGTCGGGCTACTGGAAGGCCACGGGGGCCGACCGGACGGTGTACGTCGAGGTCAAGCGGCCGATCGGGCTCAAGAAGACGCTGGTATTCTACGTGGGGAAGGCGCCCAAGGGACTTAGGAGCAGCTGGATCATGAACGAGTATCGCCTTCCTTCCGGCGAGGCTGACCGCTACCAAAAG GAAATTTCTCTTTGCAAAGTGTACAAACGACCAGGGATCGAGGACAACTTTCACCTCAGCACCACCACGGCAAGATCATCTGGCTCAAAGGCAGCAGCAAACATGGACAAGAAGCACCACCGGACGTCGGCGTCGCCCCGCCTGGCGCCGATGTTCGACGGTGGCCACTCATCAGCTCACATGAACAAGCCATACGGTGGAGCAAACACCGCCATAGCCATAACATCATCAGCTGCAGCTCGAGCAGTAACAATGGTGCCTCAGACGTCAATGTTCCTATCAACACCCTCACTTAGCTCCACCACGTCGACGGAGGAGGACGGTACATCACTCTACCTCATGAAGGGTGCTAATAACTCACCGATGTTGCATTCTTCCACACATGCCCTGCTTAATGCAAACTCGGCTACAATGGCAACAATTCcaatagatgagctgagtagggcaatCGGATCATATAGTAGCCAAGGAAACCCTAACCATCCCTTGCCATCACAAGGTCCATTGCTTCCTTTTCCTAGTATGGAAAAGATTTGGGATTGGAATCCACTCCTAGAATCTCCCAAGGTTTGCACAAGCTTCAAGTGA